The Xanthomonas sp. CFBP 8443 genome has a window encoding:
- a CDS encoding alpha/beta fold hydrolase: protein MSRASVRAALRSGRRGGKWRRLRWPLLIVLVLLAALALGPRVDSALPQVAMPSVPQDPLALQAWLDARERATPGLRKDNQARIVWADPAHPGRRDCAIVYLHGFTASQGEGAPTHLRLARSFGCNLYLPRLPGHGLVAADALRGVDAPRLLGGAAEALAVARVLGRRVVVIGNSMGGALALQTVAAHPQQVQALVLWSPLVREHGEQLQPLLWPWGAQLLLWSRNGGDPVMRYPVDSGYWADATHVDGYRALAALTRGGMLPATYARIRVPVFLGYYYRDAQQQDATVSVAAMQAMFAQLGTPKALRQAVDFPEAGNHVLASPIRSRAVPAVFAATCRFLAGKGGLTQPAELPDCAAAWAADERADAAAAR, encoded by the coding sequence ATGAGCCGCGCATCCGTGCGCGCTGCGCTGCGGTCGGGCCGACGCGGCGGCAAATGGCGCAGACTGCGCTGGCCGCTGCTGATCGTGCTGGTGCTGCTGGCGGCGCTGGCGCTCGGGCCGCGGGTCGATTCGGCGCTGCCGCAGGTCGCGATGCCGAGCGTGCCGCAGGATCCGCTTGCGCTGCAGGCCTGGCTGGACGCGCGCGAACGCGCCACCCCGGGCCTGCGCAAGGACAACCAGGCGCGCATCGTCTGGGCCGACCCGGCGCATCCGGGGCGCCGCGATTGCGCCATCGTCTACCTGCACGGCTTCACCGCCAGCCAGGGCGAGGGCGCCCCCACCCATCTGCGCCTGGCGCGCAGCTTCGGCTGCAATCTGTACCTGCCGCGATTGCCGGGGCACGGCCTGGTCGCCGCCGACGCCTTGCGCGGCGTCGATGCGCCGCGTCTGCTCGGCGGCGCGGCCGAGGCGCTGGCGGTGGCGCGAGTACTGGGCCGGCGGGTGGTGGTAATCGGCAACTCGATGGGCGGCGCGCTGGCGCTGCAGACCGTGGCTGCGCATCCGCAGCAGGTGCAGGCCCTGGTGCTGTGGTCGCCGCTGGTGCGCGAGCACGGCGAGCAACTGCAGCCGCTGCTGTGGCCGTGGGGCGCGCAGTTGCTGCTGTGGTCGCGCAACGGCGGCGATCCGGTCATGCGCTATCCGGTCGACAGCGGCTACTGGGCCGACGCCACCCATGTCGACGGCTACCGCGCGCTGGCCGCGCTGACCCGCGGCGGCATGCTGCCGGCGACCTATGCGCGGATCCGTGTGCCGGTGTTCCTCGGCTACTACTATCGCGACGCGCAGCAGCAGGACGCGACGGTGTCGGTGGCGGCGATGCAGGCGATGTTCGCGCAGCTGGGCACCCCAAAGGCGCTGCGCCAGGCGGTGGATTTTCCGGAGGCCGGCAACCATGTGCTGGCCTCGCCGATCCGCTCCAGGGCGGTGCCGGCGGTGTTCGCGGCGACGTGCCGGTTCCTGGCCGGCAAGGGCGGACTGACCCAGCCGGCGGAGCTGCCCGACTGCGCCGCGGCGTGGGCTGCCGACGAGCGCGCGGACGCGGCGGCGGCGCGCTGA
- a CDS encoding MFS transporter, which translates to MSAPLPPAQSLRTLLAHPGFALVLAYRICTMLSYQIVAVTVGWHIYEITRNPFSLGLIGLAEILPFFCIAPFAGYLVDHLPRRRLGMLASLGLVATAGVLTALTRGWLPMHGVWPIYAAIALTGAARAFLSPVYNALFARALPREAYARGASIGSVVFQTGMVIGPALGGVLVGWGGKGLSYGVAMAVACVAMLALFLLRVAEPVNDGPRAPIFRSIAEGAQFVFSNQIMLGAMALDMFSVLLGGAVSMLPAFIHDILHYGPEGLGILRGAPALGSVLVGLWLARRPLQRNAGRILLLAVAGFGLCTIAFGLSRHFWLSAAILLVYGMCDGVSVIVRSTILQLATPDAMRGRVSSISGIFIGSSNELGAFYDGVMARLVGLVPAVVIGGCVTLGVVATTAWKAPKLRKLDLRELQ; encoded by the coding sequence ATGAGCGCCCCGCTCCCTCCTGCACAAAGTCTGCGCACGCTGCTGGCGCATCCCGGCTTCGCGCTGGTGCTGGCCTACCGCATCTGCACGATGCTGTCCTACCAGATCGTCGCGGTCACGGTCGGCTGGCACATCTACGAGATCACCCGCAATCCGTTCTCGCTGGGGCTGATCGGGCTGGCCGAGATCCTGCCGTTCTTCTGCATCGCGCCGTTCGCCGGCTACCTGGTCGATCACCTGCCGCGGCGCCGGCTGGGCATGCTCGCCAGCCTGGGCCTGGTCGCGACCGCAGGAGTACTGACCGCGCTGACCCGTGGCTGGCTGCCGATGCACGGCGTATGGCCGATCTACGCCGCGATCGCGCTGACCGGCGCCGCGCGCGCGTTCCTGTCGCCGGTCTACAACGCGCTGTTCGCGCGCGCCTTGCCGCGCGAGGCGTATGCGCGCGGCGCCAGCATCGGCAGCGTGGTGTTCCAGACCGGCATGGTGATCGGGCCGGCGCTGGGCGGGGTGCTGGTCGGCTGGGGCGGCAAGGGCCTGTCCTACGGCGTGGCGATGGCGGTGGCCTGCGTGGCGATGCTGGCGCTGTTCCTGCTGCGCGTCGCCGAGCCGGTCAACGACGGCCCGCGCGCGCCGATCTTCCGCAGCATCGCCGAGGGCGCGCAGTTCGTGTTCTCCAACCAGATCATGCTCGGCGCGATGGCGCTGGACATGTTCTCGGTGCTGCTCGGCGGCGCGGTATCGATGCTGCCGGCCTTCATCCACGACATCCTGCACTACGGTCCCGAGGGCCTGGGCATCCTGCGCGGCGCGCCGGCGCTGGGCTCGGTGCTGGTCGGGCTGTGGCTGGCGCGGCGCCCGCTGCAGCGCAATGCGGGTCGCATCCTGCTGCTGGCGGTGGCCGGCTTCGGCCTGTGCACCATCGCCTTCGGCCTGTCGCGGCATTTCTGGCTGTCGGCGGCGATCCTGCTGGTCTACGGCATGTGCGACGGCGTGTCGGTGATCGTGCGCTCGACCATCCTGCAGCTGGCCACGCCGGATGCGATGCGCGGGCGGGTGTCCTCGATCAGCGGCATCTTCATCGGCTCGTCGAACGAGCTGGGCGCGTTCTACGACGGTGTCATGGCGCGACTGGTCGGCCTGGTGCCGGCGGTGGTGATCGGCGGTTGCGTGACCCTGGGCGTGGTCGCGACCACCGCCTGGAAGGCGCCGAAACTGCGCAAGCTGGACCTGCGCGAACTGCAATGA
- a CDS encoding SufE family protein, whose protein sequence is MTDTDFPLEPTPADAQAAIAEEFGFFGDWSERYQYLIDLGRKLPAFPEEWKIEEHRLHGCQSMVWIVPEGDAQRLVFHAISDSAIVSGLIYLALRVYSGRSAADILATAPDFVAAIGLGKHLSPTRSNGLAAILAFIQDSARAQA, encoded by the coding sequence ATGACCGATACCGACTTCCCGCTCGAACCCACGCCCGCCGACGCCCAGGCCGCCATCGCCGAAGAATTCGGCTTCTTCGGCGACTGGTCCGAGCGCTACCAGTACCTGATCGATCTGGGCCGCAAGCTGCCCGCGTTCCCCGAGGAATGGAAAATCGAGGAACACCGCCTGCACGGCTGCCAGTCGATGGTCTGGATCGTGCCCGAGGGCGATGCGCAGCGCCTGGTGTTCCATGCGATCAGCGATTCGGCGATCGTCTCCGGCCTGATCTACCTCGCGCTGCGGGTCTACTCCGGGCGCAGCGCCGCCGACATCCTCGCCACCGCGCCGGACTTCGTCGCCGCCATCGGCCTGGGCAAGCACCTGTCGCCGACCCGCAGCAACGGCCTGGCCGCGATTTTGGCGTTCATCCAGGACAGCGCGCGCGCGCAGGCATGA
- the cysS gene encoding cysteine--tRNA ligase encodes MTLRLHNNLTRRVDAFEPLDPVAGPTLYVCGPTVYNYAHIGNARGPVVFDVLAALLRRRYGALRYARNITDVDDKINAAAQAQGVPIGTITDRFAAIYRQDMAALGVTPPDLEPEATAHIPQIVAMIERLVGSGHAYAAEGHVLFAVASFAGYGKLSRRDPEEMLAGARVEVAPYKRDPGDFVLWKPSSDDLPGWDSPWGRGRPGWHIECSAMAAAHLGPTIDLHAGGVDLQFPHHENEIAQSECAHGGATFARFWLHNGMLNFGGAKMSKSLGNIETVHALIDRHPPEALRYALLSAHYRQPLDWSDALIEQSVRTLDRLYGTLRDLDGIQAAAAIPAAIEEALNDDLNTPQALAEVSRIAAAARQLLAPAGAADATRDVQLEAQLRQAKSDLLGAGLALGLLQQTPTAWFNRGAGDGDDARIQALIDERSAAKQSRDFARADAIRQQLAAEGVVLEDTAQGVRWKRG; translated from the coding sequence ATGACCCTGCGCCTGCACAACAACCTGACCCGCCGGGTCGACGCCTTCGAACCGCTCGACCCGGTGGCCGGCCCCACGCTGTATGTCTGCGGCCCCACCGTCTACAACTACGCGCATATCGGCAACGCGCGCGGCCCGGTGGTGTTCGACGTGCTCGCCGCGCTGCTGCGGCGCCGCTACGGCGCGCTGCGCTACGCGCGCAACATCACCGACGTGGACGACAAGATCAACGCCGCCGCGCAGGCGCAGGGCGTGCCGATCGGCACCATCACCGACCGCTTCGCCGCCATCTACCGGCAGGACATGGCCGCGCTGGGCGTGACCCCGCCGGACCTGGAGCCGGAGGCCACCGCGCACATCCCGCAGATCGTGGCGATGATCGAACGGCTGGTCGGCAGCGGCCACGCCTATGCGGCGGAGGGCCACGTGCTGTTCGCGGTGGCCAGCTTCGCCGGCTACGGCAAGCTGTCGCGCCGCGACCCGGAGGAGATGCTGGCCGGCGCCCGCGTCGAGGTCGCCCCGTACAAGCGCGACCCGGGCGACTTCGTGCTGTGGAAGCCGTCCAGCGACGACCTGCCCGGCTGGGATTCGCCGTGGGGCCGCGGCCGTCCAGGCTGGCACATCGAGTGCTCGGCGATGGCCGCCGCGCACCTGGGGCCGACCATCGACCTCCACGCCGGCGGCGTGGACCTGCAGTTCCCGCACCACGAGAACGAGATCGCGCAGAGCGAGTGCGCCCACGGCGGCGCCACCTTCGCCCGGTTCTGGCTGCACAACGGCATGCTCAACTTCGGCGGCGCCAAGATGAGCAAGTCGCTGGGCAACATCGAGACCGTGCACGCACTGATCGACCGGCACCCGCCCGAAGCGCTGCGCTACGCGCTGCTCAGCGCGCACTACCGGCAGCCGCTGGACTGGTCCGATGCGCTGATCGAGCAATCGGTGCGCACCCTGGACCGGCTGTATGGGACGTTGCGCGATCTGGACGGCATCCAGGCGGCCGCTGCGATTCCGGCGGCCATCGAGGAGGCGCTGAACGACGACCTCAACACCCCCCAGGCGCTGGCGGAAGTGTCGCGGATTGCCGCTGCCGCGCGGCAACTGCTCGCGCCGGCCGGCGCTGCCGATGCAACGCGCGACGTGCAGTTGGAAGCGCAGTTGCGGCAGGCCAAATCCGACCTGCTCGGCGCAGGCTTGGCGCTGGGCCTGCTGCAGCAGACACCGACGGCCTGGTTCAACCGTGGCGCCGGCGACGGCGACGATGCGCGCATCCAGGCGTTGATCGACGAACGCAGCGCCGCCAAGCAGAGCCGCGACTTCGCCCGCGCCGACGCGATCCGCCAGCAGTTGGCCGCCGAAGGCGTGGTGCTGGAAGACACCGCGCAAGGCGTGCGTTGGAAGCGCGGCTGA
- a CDS encoding N-acetylornithine carbamoyltransferase, whose amino-acid sequence MSLKHFLNTQDWSRAELDALLTQAALFKRNRLGSELKGKSIALVFFNPSMRTRTSFELGAFQLGGHAVVLQPGKDAWPIEFELGTVMDGDTEEHIAEVARVLGRYVDLIGVRAFPKFVDWSKDREDQVLKSFAKYSPVPVINMETITHPCQELAHALALQEHFGTQDLRGKKYVLTWTYHPKPLNTAVANSALTIATRLGMDVTLLCPTPDYVLDERYMGWAAQNVAESGGSLTVSHDTDSAYAGADVVYAKSWGALPFFGNWAPEKPIRDQYQHFIVDERKMALTNNGVFSHCLPLRRNVKATDAVMDSPNCIAIDEAENRLHVQKAIMAALVGQGRRDS is encoded by the coding sequence ATGTCTCTGAAGCACTTCTTGAACACCCAGGACTGGAGCCGGGCCGAGCTAGATGCGCTGTTGACCCAGGCCGCGCTGTTCAAGCGCAACCGGCTGGGCAGCGAGCTGAAGGGCAAGTCGATCGCGCTGGTGTTCTTCAACCCGTCGATGCGCACCCGCACCAGCTTCGAGCTGGGCGCGTTCCAGCTGGGCGGGCATGCGGTGGTGCTGCAGCCGGGCAAGGACGCCTGGCCGATCGAATTCGAGCTGGGCACGGTGATGGACGGCGACACCGAGGAGCACATCGCCGAGGTGGCGCGGGTGCTGGGCCGTTACGTCGACCTGATCGGGGTGCGCGCGTTCCCGAAGTTCGTGGACTGGTCCAAGGACCGCGAGGACCAGGTGCTGAAGAGCTTCGCCAAGTATTCGCCGGTGCCGGTGATCAACATGGAGACCATCACCCATCCGTGCCAGGAGCTGGCGCACGCGCTGGCGCTGCAGGAGCATTTCGGCACCCAGGACCTGCGTGGCAAGAAGTACGTGCTGACCTGGACCTACCACCCCAAGCCGCTGAACACCGCGGTGGCCAATTCGGCGCTGACCATCGCCACCCGGCTGGGCATGGACGTGACCCTGCTGTGCCCGACCCCGGACTACGTGCTGGACGAACGCTACATGGGCTGGGCGGCGCAGAACGTGGCCGAGAGCGGCGGCTCGCTGACCGTCAGCCACGACACCGACAGCGCCTACGCCGGCGCCGACGTGGTCTATGCCAAGAGCTGGGGCGCGCTGCCGTTCTTCGGCAACTGGGCCCCGGAGAAGCCGATCCGCGACCAGTACCAGCACTTCATCGTCGACGAGCGCAAGATGGCGCTGACCAACAACGGCGTGTTCTCGCACTGCCTGCCGCTGCGCCGCAACGTCAAGGCCACCGACGCGGTGATGGATTCGCCCAACTGCATCGCCATCGACGAGGCCGAGAACCGGCTGCATGTGCAGAAGGCGATCATGGCGGCCCTGGTGGGCCAGGGCCGCCGGGATTCGTGA
- a CDS encoding argininosuccinate synthase: MSQQTASTNPESPISTPGTKDIVLAFSGGLDTSFCIPYLQDKGYAVHTVFADTGGVDDEERDFIEKRAAELGAASHVTVDGGPAIWSGFVKPFVWAGEGYQGQYPLLVSDRYLIVDAALKRADELGTKVIAHGCTGMGNDQVRFDLAVKALGDYEIVAPIREIQKEHTQTRAYEQKYLEERGFGVRAKQKAYTINENLLGVTMSGGEIDRWEAPGEGTRGWCAPRSAWPIEPLTVTVKFEHGEAVAVDGKPLEGAKLLAKLNKLFAPYGVGRGMYTGDTVIGLKGRIVFEAPGLIALLAAHRALEDAVLTKQQNRFKPDVARKWVELVYEGFYHDPLKTDLEAFLDSSQAKVNGEVTLETRGGRVDAVAVKSPHLLNAKGATYAQSADWGVAEAEGFIKLFGMSSTLYAQVNR; encoded by the coding sequence ATGTCGCAGCAAACCGCTTCTACGAATCCCGAATCCCCAATCTCCACTCCCGGCACCAAGGACATCGTGCTGGCCTTCTCCGGCGGCCTGGACACCAGCTTCTGCATTCCCTATCTGCAGGACAAGGGCTACGCCGTGCACACGGTGTTCGCCGACACCGGCGGGGTGGACGACGAGGAGCGCGACTTCATCGAGAAGCGCGCCGCCGAGCTGGGCGCGGCCAGCCACGTCACCGTCGATGGCGGCCCGGCGATCTGGAGCGGTTTCGTCAAGCCGTTCGTGTGGGCCGGCGAGGGCTACCAGGGCCAGTACCCGTTGCTGGTGTCCGACCGCTACCTGATCGTCGATGCCGCGCTCAAGCGCGCCGACGAGCTGGGCACCAAGGTCATCGCGCACGGCTGCACCGGCATGGGCAACGACCAGGTGCGCTTCGACCTGGCGGTCAAGGCGCTGGGCGATTACGAGATCGTGGCGCCGATCCGCGAGATCCAGAAGGAGCACACCCAGACCCGCGCCTACGAGCAGAAGTACCTGGAAGAGCGCGGCTTCGGCGTGCGCGCCAAGCAGAAGGCCTACACGATCAACGAGAACCTGCTAGGCGTGACCATGTCCGGCGGCGAGATCGACCGCTGGGAAGCGCCGGGCGAGGGCACCCGCGGCTGGTGCGCGCCGCGCAGCGCATGGCCGATCGAGCCGCTGACGGTGACGGTGAAGTTCGAGCACGGCGAAGCGGTGGCGGTGGACGGCAAGCCGCTGGAAGGCGCCAAGCTGCTGGCCAAGCTCAACAAGCTGTTCGCCCCGTACGGCGTGGGCCGCGGCATGTACACCGGCGACACCGTGATCGGGCTGAAGGGCCGCATCGTGTTCGAGGCGCCGGGCCTGATCGCGCTGCTGGCCGCGCACCGCGCGCTGGAAGACGCGGTGCTGACCAAGCAGCAGAACCGCTTCAAGCCGGACGTGGCGCGCAAGTGGGTGGAGCTGGTCTACGAAGGCTTCTATCACGATCCGTTGAAGACCGACCTGGAGGCGTTCCTGGATTCCTCGCAGGCCAAGGTCAACGGCGAGGTGACGCTGGAGACCCGCGGCGGCCGCGTCGATGCGGTGGCGGTGAAGTCGCCGCACCTGCTCAACGCCAAGGGCGCGACCTATGCGCAGTCGGCGGACTGGGGCGTGGCCGAGGCGGAAGGCTTCATCAAGCTGTTCGGGATGAGCTCGACGTTGTACGCCCAGGTCAATCGCTGA
- a CDS encoding GNAT family N-acetyltransferase, whose product MSQLRISTDKQDLDLPLIHRFLSEQAYWCLGIPLDTVQRAIAGSLCFGGHVAGAGQVAFARAITDGATFAYLADVFVLDAYRGRGYGKQLVAAVMAHPQLQGLRRFMLATSDAHALYAQHGFAAPARPQSLMEIAHPDLYRTSTPAA is encoded by the coding sequence ATGAGCCAACTGCGCATCAGCACCGACAAGCAGGACCTGGATCTGCCGTTGATCCATCGCTTCCTCAGCGAGCAGGCCTATTGGTGCCTGGGCATCCCACTGGACACGGTGCAGCGGGCGATCGCCGGTTCGCTGTGCTTCGGCGGCCATGTCGCCGGCGCGGGACAGGTGGCGTTCGCACGGGCGATCACCGACGGCGCGACCTTCGCCTACCTGGCCGATGTGTTCGTGCTCGACGCCTACCGCGGCCGCGGCTACGGCAAGCAGCTGGTCGCCGCGGTGATGGCGCATCCGCAGCTGCAGGGGCTGCGCCGTTTCATGCTCGCCACTTCCGACGCGCATGCGCTGTACGCCCAGCATGGCTTCGCCGCGCCGGCGCGTCCGCAGTCGCTGATGGAAATCGCCCATCCCGACCTCTACCGCACCAGCACCCCGGCTGCCTGA
- a CDS encoding acetylornithine deacetylase: MTDLLEPTLAHLQQLVSFDTRNPPRAIGTDGIFDYLRAQLPGFQVEVIDHGAGAVSLYAVRGTPKYLFNVHLDTVPDSPHWSADPHVMRRSDDRVVGLGVCDIKGAAAALLAAANAGDGDAAFLFSSDEEANDPRCIAAFLARAIPYEAVLVAEPTMGEAVLAHRGISSVLMRFAGRAGHASGKQDPSASALHQAMRWGARALDHVETLAHARFGGLTGLRFNIGRVEGGIKANMIAPAAELRFGFRPLPSMDVDALLATFAGFADPAAAQFEETFRGPSLPSGDIAHAEDKRLAARDVADALHLPIGNAVDFWTEASLFSAGGYIALVYGPGDIAQAHTADEFVTLEQLQRYATSVDRIINGAR, encoded by the coding sequence ATGACCGATCTGCTCGAACCCACCCTCGCGCACCTGCAGCAGCTGGTGTCCTTCGACACCCGCAATCCGCCGCGCGCGATCGGCACCGATGGCATCTTCGACTATCTGCGCGCGCAGCTGCCCGGGTTCCAGGTCGAGGTCATCGATCACGGCGCCGGTGCGGTCAGCCTGTACGCGGTGCGCGGCACGCCGAAGTATCTGTTCAACGTGCACCTGGACACGGTGCCGGATTCGCCGCACTGGAGCGCCGACCCGCACGTCATGCGCCGCAGCGACGACCGCGTGGTCGGCCTGGGCGTGTGCGACATCAAGGGCGCGGCCGCGGCGCTGCTGGCCGCGGCCAATGCCGGCGACGGCGATGCCGCGTTCCTGTTCTCCAGCGACGAGGAGGCCAACGATCCGCGCTGCATCGCCGCGTTCCTGGCGCGCGCCATTCCCTACGAAGCGGTGCTGGTGGCCGAACCGACCATGGGCGAGGCGGTGTTGGCGCACCGCGGCATCAGTTCGGTGCTGATGCGCTTCGCCGGCCGCGCCGGGCATGCGTCGGGCAAGCAGGATCCGTCGGCCAGCGCGCTGCACCAGGCGATGCGCTGGGGCGCGCGGGCGCTGGACCATGTCGAGACGCTGGCGCATGCGCGCTTCGGCGGCCTGACCGGGTTGCGCTTCAACATCGGCCGGGTCGAAGGCGGCATCAAGGCCAACATGATCGCGCCGGCGGCCGAGCTGCGTTTCGGCTTCCGGCCGCTGCCGTCGATGGACGTGGATGCGCTGCTGGCGACCTTCGCCGGTTTCGCCGATCCGGCCGCCGCGCAGTTCGAGGAGACCTTCCGCGGGCCGAGCCTGCCGAGCGGGGACATCGCGCACGCCGAGGACAAGCGCCTGGCCGCGCGCGACGTCGCCGATGCGCTGCACCTGCCGATCGGCAATGCGGTGGATTTCTGGACCGAAGCCTCGCTGTTCTCGGCCGGCGGCTACATCGCCCTGGTCTACGGCCCGGGCGACATCGCTCAGGCGCATACGGCCGACGAGTTCGTGACGCTGGAGCAACTGCAGCGTTACGCGACGTCGGTGGACCGCATCATCAACGGCGCGCGCTGA
- a CDS encoding acetylglutamate kinase, whose protein sequence is MHANKQTRQTIVRLLSSMASAKEISQYLKRFSQLDAKRFAVVKVGGAVLRDDLEALTSSLSFLQEVGLTPIVLHGAGPQLDAELAAAGIEKQTVNGLRVTSPEALAIVRKVFQASNLKLVEALQQNGARATSITGGVFEAQYLDRDTYGLVGEVKAVNLAPIEASLQAGSIPVITSLGETPSGQILNINADFAANELVQELQPYKIIFLTGTGGLLDEQGRVIDSINLSTEYDTLMQQPWINGGMRVKIEQIKDLLDRLPLESSVSITRPADLAKELFTHKGSGTLVRRGEKVLRATAWSELDTPRLQSLIESSFGRTLVPDYFDKTRLLRAYVSENYRAAVILTDEGGYTYLDKFAVLDDAQGEGLGRAVWNVMREETPQLFWRSRHNNQVNIFYYAESDGCFKQEKWKVFWYGLEDFEQIQHCVAHCATRTPTLLG, encoded by the coding sequence ATGCACGCCAACAAGCAAACCCGCCAGACCATCGTCCGCCTGCTCTCGAGCATGGCCAGCGCCAAGGAGATCAGCCAGTACCTCAAGCGCTTCTCGCAGCTGGACGCCAAGCGCTTCGCCGTGGTCAAGGTCGGCGGCGCGGTGCTGCGCGACGACCTGGAGGCGCTGACCTCGTCGCTGTCGTTCCTGCAGGAAGTCGGGCTGACACCGATCGTGCTGCACGGCGCCGGTCCGCAGCTGGACGCGGAACTGGCGGCGGCCGGGATCGAGAAGCAGACCGTCAACGGCCTGCGCGTGACCTCGCCCGAAGCGCTGGCGATCGTGCGCAAGGTGTTCCAGGCCTCCAACCTCAAGCTGGTCGAGGCGCTGCAGCAGAACGGCGCGCGCGCCACCTCGATCACCGGCGGGGTGTTCGAGGCGCAGTACCTGGACCGCGACACCTACGGCCTGGTCGGCGAGGTCAAGGCGGTCAACCTGGCGCCGATCGAGGCCAGCCTGCAGGCCGGCTCGATCCCGGTGATCACCAGCCTGGGCGAAACCCCGAGCGGGCAGATCCTCAACATCAACGCCGATTTCGCCGCCAACGAACTGGTGCAGGAACTGCAGCCGTACAAGATCATCTTCCTCACCGGCACCGGCGGACTGCTCGACGAGCAGGGCAGGGTGATCGACTCGATCAACCTGTCCACCGAATACGACACCCTGATGCAGCAGCCGTGGATCAACGGCGGCATGCGAGTCAAGATCGAGCAGATCAAGGACCTGCTGGACCGGCTGCCGCTGGAGTCGTCGGTGTCGATCACGCGCCCGGCCGACCTGGCCAAGGAGCTGTTCACCCACAAGGGCTCGGGCACGCTGGTGCGGCGCGGCGAGAAGGTGCTGCGCGCCACGGCGTGGAGCGAGCTGGATACGCCGCGGCTGCAGTCGCTGATCGAATCCAGCTTCGGCCGCACCCTGGTGCCGGACTATTTCGACAAGACCCGGCTGCTGCGCGCCTATGTCAGCGAGAACTACCGCGCCGCAGTGATCCTCACCGACGAGGGTGGCTACACCTACCTGGACAAGTTCGCGGTGCTCGACGACGCGCAGGGCGAGGGCCTGGGCCGCGCGGTGTGGAACGTGATGCGCGAGGAGACCCCGCAGCTGTTCTGGCGTTCGCGCCACAACAACCAGGTCAACATCTTCTACTACGCCGAGTCCGACGGCTGCTTCAAGCAGGAGAAGTGGAAGGTGTTCTGGTACGGGCTGGAGGACTTCGAGCAGATCCAGCACTGCGTGGCGCATTGCGCCACCCGCACGCCGACCCTGCTGGGCTGA
- a CDS encoding GNAT family protein translates to MSLELLPALWREVPTLQGLHASLEPLQAAHADALRTALHGSGLERLWYTSVPAPDKVEGYVAAALDAQAQGRVLPFVVRDTAGTVVGSTRFYGLDAEVPTLLIGYTWYAPRVQRSGVNTEVKRMLLQYAFETLQCISVGFETSWFNHTSRTAIARLGAKQDGVLRNHKRHADGTPRDTVVFSIIDTEWAGVKRHLQFRLDSHT, encoded by the coding sequence ATGAGCCTGGAATTGCTGCCTGCGCTGTGGCGCGAGGTGCCGACTCTGCAGGGCCTGCATGCGTCGCTGGAGCCGTTGCAGGCCGCGCATGCCGACGCCTTGCGCACGGCGCTGCACGGCAGCGGCCTGGAGCGGCTTTGGTACACCAGCGTGCCGGCGCCGGACAAGGTCGAGGGCTACGTGGCCGCCGCGCTGGACGCGCAGGCGCAGGGCCGCGTGCTGCCGTTCGTGGTGCGCGATACGGCCGGCACGGTGGTCGGCAGCACGCGTTTCTACGGGCTCGACGCCGAGGTGCCGACGCTGCTGATCGGCTACACCTGGTACGCGCCGCGGGTGCAGCGCAGCGGAGTCAACACCGAGGTCAAGCGCATGCTGTTGCAGTACGCGTTCGAGACCCTGCAGTGCATCAGCGTCGGCTTCGAGACCAGTTGGTTCAACCACACCTCGCGCACCGCCATCGCCCGGCTCGGCGCCAAGCAGGACGGCGTGCTGCGCAACCACAAGCGCCACGCCGACGGCACCCCGCGCGACACCGTGGTGTTCTCCATCATCGACACGGAATGGGCCGGGGTGAAACGCCACCTGCAGTTCCGCCTGGACTCGCATACATGA